The genomic region aagaactgaatgaacatcctctgaggccggtgattccatcatttttgccaggggttgtaagaagtctgcgggtcacagagctcttatcgtgcccctgttctgtggaatgatctccctgcatcaataaaacagtcagattctgtggaattttcaagtccagacttaaaacgcacttattttccctttcatatggctagcatactggtacagttttgttttatgcttttaatCATATGCTTTTtactagtaattggagcgggctgtggcgtcaacttgatctaaattctgggtcttttagtgaagtttagggctagtggccggtgatcaccttagtatttctctgtttttcttgttgattaatgctgacaaattatacagtattttttgtcttactgatgcctgattctgtttttttctctctgtttaaggtgcagctccatccagagatgggagttgtattcgtgttggtgatcctcctgtcctgtgcaccaatagcatttcttgtatattcgtccgtgaattgttctgtgaattgttctataatttatgtttgtatcatgacccaagcagagggtcacccctttgagtctggtctgcttgaggtttcttcctcagagggagtttttccttaccactattactctgggagttggtaaggttagaccttacctgtgtgacgcgctttgaggcaactctgttgtgatttggtgctatataaatgaaaataaattgaaattgcagaGGGCAGAGCTGAGGAGATGGAGTTAAATCTGAAAGAGGAAGTGGGAAGGAGAGTTTATTTGTTGAATTCTGATTCatgtattttaatgttttgattgtcAGTCTGATCTTGCTCTCTGATTGGCTACCTCCAGGCAGGGTGGGTGGAGCCGAGTCATGGCAGGCGCGTCCGTGAAGGTGGCGGTGCGGGTTCGCCCGTTCAACTCCAGAGAAATCAGCCGTAACGCCAAGTGTGTGATCCAGATGCAGGGCAACACCACGTGTAAGCcacactgacctttgacctctcgtACCAACACATTACCGCCTGACGGGAAGCCCCTCccctaaacacacacatgcatgagCTGAATGTGTGCTCGCTGTTACCTCATTTTTACAGGTTAAGCTGTGAGGAGTCTCGGACGTGTCCTTTTACTTCCTCTTTGTGCATGTGGTCATGTAACTTCCCAGCATGCCTTTGTGACctgggtgtctgtttctgcaggtATCACCAACCCCAAACAGTCCAAAGATGGAGCAAAGAACTTCACCTTTGACCACTCGTACTGGTCGCACACCATGGTAATCTCACACACACCCATACCCAATGATGATGGTGGCAGGGGTGATCCGTGCTAACCATTGTGTGTCTGCAGGCGGACGACCCAAACTTTTCATCCCAGAAACAGGTTTATAAAGACATCGGAGAGGAAATGCTGCTGCACGCCTTTGAAGGTAAACATGCTCCTAATGTGACAACAAAAACATGCTGGTTGTTAGCAACCACACTGCAAAAAAACATGCTTAACAAGACAGATTCTGATATTAACGTTAATTGTGCTAATCAGCGTACACTAATAATACTGATGCTCATCATGAAAAAGATGCTACTGCTAACACAGTGCTCATGTTTTCATGATCACGCTACAGCTGCTAATTTTGAAGATGCTGCTTTTTGCAATGATGCAAGTTGTAACAATAATATTGTAAATGCCAATTTCAAACATGACCATACTGTTTATTATGCTTTATTATATAATTGATTCTCATGATAAGGCCATAGATGTTAATTTTGAACATGACATTTTGTTTATCATGCTaacttaatttttcttttttttttttttttttccccaatttattttcatttatatagcactaaatcacaacagagttgcctcaaggtgcttcacacaagtaaggtctaaggccgggttcacacggcaggataattaggccgatatcggacctgatcttccccttacGACAGTGttaaggacgccccaacaatcgtgatgacgctaaagataatctcatCAGATATTCCTCCCTTGTGATGtgataagagcgctctgatctgcttggaaggacgtcaggagcgctccgatcgcaaatcggggatattcaacacgttggatttttttggcccgatatcgtagTGTGTGTTgtatcctccgaccacaaacatgcacgcagcctgctgaatatgacgtgcagccaataaagcgaggtgacggacgtacagagcagaaaataaaatcaaaacagctgttctgacttaccaaaaAGTCCGGTGtcgcactgtctccactcctttaaagaacaccttttctttttctattgttttttccctctgttttaaatagtccacaaagtacccgtttgtttactctgaagtcacgtttaatctcgagagattttgcaagatttcctgtctgagctgtaaatgttcatgtgtgaaatctgtttgtgtgtggtggtgttgtcctcactgtgtggctgaacaccacacactgtaccaccaaacctgttagattcaCAATTTTTATcgtcacgtgtgtggtctctcaggttttggaaacctaaagataattttaaaatcctgtcatgtgaaccaggcttaaccttactaacccccagagcaacagtggtaaggaaaaactccctctgaggaagaaacctcaagcagaccagactcaaaggggtgaccctctgtttgggccatgatacagacataaattacagaacaattcacaaaacaaatatacaaggaatgctgttggtgcacaggacaggagggtctccagcacaaataccacacccatctctggatggagctgcaccttaaacagatagTG from Thalassophryne amazonica chromosome 23, fThaAma1.1, whole genome shotgun sequence harbors:
- the LOC117504787 gene encoding uncharacterized protein LOC117504787 produces the protein MNVDISRVGAMIHVSPLGATTLQATLLTPPFNLTNQSSVCFHDDGAFKYRAYTATYLLVFPVAFISNIGALTIFSIQCCRRRSASCVVMMNLALSDGSFSLTLPLRLVYYFKGGVWDFPDWLCRMCVYGFYVNLYTSILFLTLLSTLRWLAVARPLHHCSLATPTRTLLVCVSIWVLVGGSSTPFLSHGVINRQGGWSRVMAGASVKVAVRVRPFNSREISRNAKCVIQMQGNTTCITNPKQSKDGAKNFTFDHSYWSHTMADDPNFSSQKQVYKDIGEEMLLHAFEGKHAPNVTTKTCWLLATTLQKNMLNKTDSDINVNCANQRTLIILMLIMKKMLLLTQCSCFHDHATAANFEDAAFCNDASCNNNIVNANFKHDHTVYYALLYN